The window TGTGTTCTCTTCTGACTTCTCCTTATACTGAAAGCGTGCCGGCGCTTGTTTCTCAGCGAGGTGAGACTCCATTAGCAGCATGGCAAGAGTCAACAAACCCGGTACAGCTGCGGAGGGACACCTGAATGAGTGTTTCCCATACAGTCATTTCCAGGAAAACTGCACAGACAACACTTGCGAATCGGCACACACAAGCTGAATGCAAAACCTGCTTAGTCCTTCGTTGCCACATGTTTTCCCAAATCACCAAATTGTTTTTTGGCACTAAACTGAATTGCTGTGTTGACAGTTGACGGGTAACATGATCTGTTGGCAGTCGAGTTTTGCAAACCACATCAACCACTTCTGTTGTGCGTGCGTCCGTGTGTGTGAACGCACATGTGTTCTGTTAGTGTGTGGGCTTATGACAAACACTGAACAGCCAAACTTCTTGCTTTCTCACACGTATATTTGGTGTTTGTCACAAGATTGTGATAGGTTTGGCtggaggaaaaacaaaatggcaAAACTCACGGAGGGAATTAATGACTTGGGACAAGTGGGAAACGCTATGCGTTAAAGGTGGTCAGAGTGGTTTTAGCATGTTTTTAAGCAGTTGCTAGGATATCCTCCGGTATTTTCTAGTCCTCTCAATGTAAGCAAGGGATTTTTAGCACGGTTTATCTTTCGCCTGGTACAAATCATAAGTCAGATTGAATCGCAAAACTAATGGCTAAACTCTTTTCCACAAGCCACACAGGTATCACGAACAAGCCCAGACCGAATCTGTGCTTCCAGATTTTTTGCAAAATTGATATGTCTTtgtacacaaacacgcacagtTAAGCAGCGCCGTACCCTTGTGTACACATGCACACCAGACATGACCAAACATGCAAAACTCCCTCCTTCATCAAAGTCAAATAAGGTCTGCAGtacacaaaatcaaaacacaccACTTACGTCAGAATAAATATAGTCAAAATAATATGCACCTTGAGACATATTTCCATATGAGAAttttagacacacacaaatgtggTAAACAGAACAGTTAGCACAAGAACAAGGACCCAATGTTGCCAGAAAAGCAGCGCACTCTTGGTTTGTcagtttttctgtctttttggTCATAGTCCCTTCATGCTTCAGGGTCCCTCGCGCCACTTCTCAGTATTTTTCGCCACGTGTTATCTCCTTGTTTGGACTGTGTGTGAAACCTCTCTCCTCTCACGCACAGTTGCCTATCCCAAGTTTTTCTCTCAGCCTTCTACACCAGCCGATCTCTTTCTCACACCAGTCAACACTGATCTCCTGAGCCATTGAGAGAAATACACACATCTTGGTTTTGTAGTTCACACGCTTAATCACAACCCTAAACGCTTCCTTTGGAATTCCCTCAGagaatgacagagagagagagggagagagagagagatgactaTTCTAGTCCCTGTGAATCTTCCCTCAAATCGGTTTGTTTAGACAGCGGGCATGTTCATTCCAAACCATCCTTACGGGGTTTGAAGAACAACATTTATATTCTGGCTCGCATTATAGTTATGCAAGAAAGACGACTACTTTTATTCAATCTCAGAATATCTGTCATTCTATCGCGTCGTGTGTGTATGAATTTATCTCACCCAAGGCTACATACGAATCCCATAATGACCCTATGTGGTGACTTGCAAGGCAGACACTCAAGACCTCCAAAAACTGGAACTTTAACACCGTGTCTAGTATACAGGGCGCAACGCAAACAAAGACATTGGAAacacattagaacccattataattttacattttatccgCACTGGACGCGGCAAGCAGGTTGCAATGTCACGcctgtcgcgtccggtgtagacactgtCTAGGGATAAATTTGCAAGTCAAAGCTCAGGCTGGCTAATGGGATCGAGGGAATCAGTATGATGTCTTCTGCAAAATAGAATAAGGGGCTTGacaattaatatttacaaatgctACTCGAGGACACATGACAAAGTTTAGTAGTAACAACTGAATTTCATGCAGAAGTGAATTACATATGTAATGGTGTATACGGTGAAATACAGACAAAAACTAAATACATACCGTTTACTTCTTGAATCTGTCTActcatgaaaaatattttatactcTCGTAgagcaataaacacacacaaacaatttcATATTAATACGCATCTACACACatactatattatattacatatacaaataattttttccttttttaatatttggtcTCTACTCTTTGTTTACATTACCACGCCCCCACCCCACTACCCCCCCTTTTGatgcacaaaattaaaaaagcaataattgaattaaaagcCAAACAAtctgtttgtgtctgtacatATTATGCAGACTAAAAAGGGCACTTGTTGTCACTAAACtaatttttcaaaatgtgattttcacacTCATAAATAACCAGAATCAGTGTACAGAATGCTACCATGCGATCAGGAAAAGAAAGGACAATTGTATTTAGCTGCAGCATGTCCCTTTACTAGAGTGAACATGGTCTTTATGGAAGGGATTACGTTTATTGCAGTCAAAGATCAATCGGGATTCAAGTGGAGTTTTGGGAACTGTCTCGTTGACTCTTGCTAGGCGCTTTGAAGCATCACAATTTACAGTCATTACACAGCTCACACAGGTTCATTTTGAGACCTGGGTAATGCGTTATAGATCGTACAACACATCAGCAGCTTTGTTTAAAGAGAGGTTATCGGTACATAACAGGAGGGGGTAAAGATGGAGACACGAAGACCAATCGACCTCTTCTATTGATGTCTGGCATTCAGCACTGCGTGGATGTCAAAACTACGCCTTTTTGCAGTTTCGTTTCTTAAGTGAAAGCCATAAGGAAAACAGACACATAGTTGTAACTGGTGACACGAGAACCATGCAAGGcacaaaagagaaaatatgatcaatgtTATCATTTTACATAACAGAAAAGCTCCAACATCACAAAGTCACCTCACGTGCCCTTAACATGACGTGATTATATCTATTGTGAGTTTTGCTTTCATCTACATAAGTgtcatttaaagttattttcGAATCCATTGACATCACAAACACCAGGCACTTTTCATTCTGAAGGTACAAAGGAAAAAACGCTGCTTTGCTCTTCTACTAACTATGACATCGACTGTCTTTTTGATGGAAGCTCCATTTTATTAACAGAAGACATAAATCCCATTAAagctatatatttatttattgatgccTTTAAAGACACACCATCTGCCAGCatacaaacacactcaaaatgagggtttttaataaacaaaaatcagttcAATTCTCAAATATTGACAGTTTGTGACAGCAGCACCCATACAATTAAACCTGCTTTTATTACAGTAGGCCTATGTGACGTAACCATTGTGTCCGATTGAGTACCATATTTTGTACCACTGCCAAATAGTTATTTAGTTATATTATATAGTTATACAATCACATGATAAATGCGTGGTTACTATAGTGATACCACGATCAGTTTTCGTAAGggaacacaaacgcacacatctTCATGATGTGTAAGTAGACCTGACACCACACTAACCACTCAAAATTTATAGCTTGCTTTGGTTAATTATTAATGTGTTGAGACATGGCATGCATCGAGTCCTACAGGCCCACTTTCTCTTACTCAATCCGTAATGAGGTGTTGCCTCTTTAAATCCTAGTAAGGACCAGTGGGGAAGTCAAGACTTGATCGAATAATAATGAAAAGGAGATTTTCTACCCATAATCCTTCGACATAATAACTACTGTAATGCCTTTCCGATGCGAGATTTGAAACGTACACAGGCCCTTGTTGCCAGGAGAGCAACTACGCGGAAGAATTCAGATGAGATGGTGATTTTCTGCAAACATATGGACCCATGCTGACATTAAACGCAACTCCGCAAGGGACAGACTCTCGTGCCCTCACATTGTACCATACGTGTTTAACGCGTTTTAAGTACAAAACAACAACCGGGACAACTTAAAAGTTCTTCGTTTTTTGTTTagattgtttaatttaaacacaGTAATGAAACCAAACTGCAAACTTAACCTTTTTGTCTTCTTTTCGGAGTTCAACTAACGTTTCTCAACTGCGACTGAGATCTACCGAAAGAGTGTTTATGATCTATCGGGTGTCAGATGTTACCCCAAATTACTTAAACATGTAACACAAGCCGACTATCACGACTTATACAATCTCAAACACGCTCTCCGGACACACGCGATCTTCTTACCTCGTCCCATTTGATAAACTTGTTCCCCCTTATAAGTTCCTCAGGGACCGACACCGGTTTCAGCTGTAAAGCGTGTACTCCAGGTTTCGCCCCGGCCATGACTGCCGAATCGACCGGTAGGCGACGCCTCTGCTCTCGGCTTGAAGTCTCTGACCTTCAGTGGCCAGCGGATCTTTTAATGAGACGGTCAGAATCTCCGGAGCCCGACCCGAAGCCTCGAGACCCGGCTGGCTCAGCACACGCAAAGCCGACTGTCACACATTCACGAGGGCAGTTAATGACTTTCGCGATTGTTTATTCGTTTAGTCTCTTATCGCCGACTAGAATTGATATTTTCCTTCCTGTTCTTCCATCCGCTCTATAATGATGAGATTCCCGCTCATGAGAAACTTCCAGTTGACTTTGGTCCCCGCTGCTGGAATTCGCTCTTCTTTTCCCTCAtgttttctctgaaataaacgggagagagggagagcgagaaGGACAGggcaggagagagaaagaaggaggGAATAAGGAAGTGAAGAAAAAAGCGAACAGGCGAGGGagtgttttattattctctttttttctttgtatgttTTTCATTCTTTGAGAGATGACAGTGTTTCAAACTGATTTCGCAGAATGTTGTAGTTATAGCCTATTTGAGttatacaaataattaaagTTTCTTGATTTAAGGGAATTAATGTAGGCTATGCATGATTTTTCTTGTAAGAGTATAGAAATGGATCACAGGTTGTTTTCTTCTTGAAAGTTATATAAACGTCAAGAAGAGTTAATTATAGGGatatttaaataagtaaaatgttttgtgataCAGGTATTCAGATGGAATGGGTCTTCTTGACCCCGTCTTTGTGCTACATGGAACGTCCTGCTTTTCAGCACCCAGCAATACTGGCCCTGTTTCCCTTCATTCCTGAGCAGGTGTTCTCTTCCCAGATTTAAATATACAGCTACTCGCCTTGGGCAAAAAGAAAAGCACCGGGGTGGTAATACAGTGACCCTTCGACAGTACGACAGAACTTGTATTACTTTTTgggacacacgcacacactttcAATGTCAAGCCCAGCTGGGCCTCTCATTCTGTGCTCTGAATGTGTCTTAAAGCTGTGACTGTGAAGAATGAGATTTGTGGACTCAGGAGGGCACATTGCTTTGGCAAGGCTTGAACGAAAGGGTGATGAAGAAAATATCCACCGCAAGCGTGAGAAAGATGACACTGTTAGGGCCTGGAGAGGAGAGACCGAAACTGAGATAACTGAGAGGTCTCTCTCCAAGTCACTCTAATCAGAGAGACTATTTCTGAACGAAGGCCAAGCAGTCACAAAGACACATTGTTTTTCAgcacacagacatattttaacatacacacaacctttaaaaataacacatttcatcTGAACTTTATATAGACAGTTCTTTAGGTCTGTGTTTCACCCTAATTCTTTACCTAATGTGAAACCGCTGACACATCAACAGTAGCCGCAAAGCCCGCTCACATTTCTTTTAGATAGCACATTTTTGGCCAAATGCTGAGCCCTGTAACCTCTTCAAAGGCTTCTTTGTTAAAACTACAGGGAGTAGCTAGCTCAAGGTCTTATCTCCAGTCCAACGGTCCACtgttgccatctagtggtgcTAGCTCATCATTGCCTTAAAATAACTAAGACTGATCAAACGAAAAGGCCTAGGCCTACATGTTATATCAAGATACAGTATATCTCACAGATATGAATTCTAAAAAGGAACAGGGGATGcatgtaatatttataattattatattacatcacattaatcaaattaaactgGCATGCAAACAAGTATGATTTGACTTGGGCACAAATCAGTTCTCAATAGCCTTTGTAGAAGCCTCTAAATGTTGTGATGTAGACTAACACAAATGCTTATAAAAGCAGTTGTGTTATTAATGCTGTTTCCTGATCATTCTGTCAGTTTCTCTCAAGGGCCACAGCTGTGCTCTAATCAAATTAACCTTTCATCTTTTGTTTATCTTCTCTTCTCTTGCAATCCAGGTTCCTCTGGAGACATTTGTAACACTTTCTGACTGACTGTTCTTATAAGTTACTGCttatataatgcattttaaattcacaaaatGCACGTAATTCACTTAAATGTTGTTTACGCTTCTGTCAGTTCAGGCAGGTGGCAGCAGTAGCAGAAAGTCCACTGACAGGAATGgctttgttttgataaatacAGACAAGTACTTCATGAGGACTGTACATGTAATATCCATACAATTAGATATATTTTAACTAGGACTCCtgaattaaatgtatattttacacACAATTTATTTTCAACCTTGTACTCCTAGCATTTGTGTTTACTAAGGACTTCATGTGCCTGATCTTTTTTCTGGAGATTTTATCTTGTAAATGGCTGTGGCACAATGCAGTTCAAGAACCTGTTAAAGAACCTATTTGTTATGTTCGACTATTTCTTCTTCCTAGTTTTGTTCTTCAAACTGACACACTCTTTTCATCTAACATGAAAAAACTATTAACACACCCACAATGTGGGGAAATTAATAGATTTATTATTACACAAGGAAGCAGAttttaaacactaaaataaTCTGTAACCGGACAAGGATCTGACGATTTATAGTGTTTTGTCAATCGAATTGCATCCTTTTGTCCACCCCAAactgaaaattttgtcatcacttattcacccatatatgactcttctgtggaacaaaaaaataaaggttttggtGATTTTCATTACAATGTTGTTTGCTTAACAACATTATAggtatattattttgtgtgttgcagaatAAAGtttacatgtttggaatgatggtgagtaaatgatgaaagaatattcatttctaggtgaactttccctttaagtctTAAGATATAAGTGTATGACAGTTCACATAATGATTAGgtcacaaataaaatacatatatatatatatatatatatatatatatatatatatgtaaccTATGCACATCACCTATGgatcataaaatgctaattatgGACCAAAGTAGACAAAGAGTTCCTAAATACGCATCTtctttacatttaacatttatttcagcaCATTTATCACTTGATAACACACAAGTCACATTCTTCTGGAGAACTGTAGGTCCACAATAATGTCTTGACATGTTGAAATATTTGGACATGTGCTAGGTCCGACTGCATGAATGAATATAATACAGTCCGAGTCTGAAAATTGAGGTAAACAGACTGTAAGACCAAGAcagtatttttaataacttattTTTCCTCATACCACTTGTAAAACGTCACAACGCATATTCTGAATTCTCTGTGGGCCCTGTAATCAAGCAAGCATTCTAACAACTCTCACGTGTTCATTTGTTTAGTAGAGAATTGTGTtagcaataaaaacatcattggTTCTGTCCCAGAGATGGTACATAAACTTATAGCTTGAATGGCCTTTAAGTTACCTTTGGATAAAACTACCTGCAATCTAACTTTTGTAATCCAAAAAACAAAGGGAAGGGTTTTACTTGTCATGGCTATTGTATTGACTAATAAAATAGTTTATATCGTCTAGATTTCTATATGTAACAGGCCTGGTGTGTGAGATCTAAGATAAAACGAGTAATGagcaaataaaattaaataaaaagcttCAAATGAGCAATCTTTTCAACTATTGAATAGAACAACAGGATTATCTGGTTGCATTTAGCCCGCAGTGAGGGTAAGTAAATTTATTAAGTCAGCGTAGACGGGGGAGggaaaggaagagagagacgggggagagagagagagagagagagagagagagagagagagaggacagccGTGTCTCCGAGGGGGTTACACACGCACATCATTCGGGTGAGGGAAGCAGAGTGGGAAGAGAGAGGAGGGGGAAAGGAAGTACAAAAAAGACAGACAGTAAAAGAAAGACGTGGGACACTGCACTGTCTTTTGTCGTTGTTTAAACATTGGATAACATTTAAAGGTCTGTACACTTTCTATTTAAATGCACGGATAAATCTTTGCGAACGGCTTCCATCTTAATTTGGATTATAGTAGGCCACTGGGAGGACTCTTGAGTTTAACGTGATTTATGTTACTTTTGAAAGTCAAAGGAGACACGCGGTTTGCTCGATACGGTTATTTGTACCTACAAGAACAAGAGAATCAAACAAACGTTtttagaaataactttatatgaCTCTACAAATACTATCAAATACTTGCCAAATGCCATTAAGCTTTGCtataagaaaacaataacacattAAGAAGTGGCTTTTAAATCACGCTGATCTGTCCAGCTCATCAGACACGGAGAGAATCAGATCTTCTATCAGCCGGTGATTCAGAGGATATTTGAGGACTATGGCGGCGGCAACAAGCCCAGAGTCGAGCCAGCAAGCTCGCGTTTATTTCCAGACGCCACCCGGCTCGACTGAAGAAGCCGGAATCCCGGTGCGAAAGGCAGGACGGGTCACGGTGAAATACGACAGGAAAGAGTTGAGAAAGAGACTTAATTTGGAAGAGTGGATTATTGACCAGCTAACGGATCTCTACGACTGTGAGGTAAGAGTTCGTGAAGGCTTTACACATATAAATTAGCCGTGTCAGGACCTTTAGTCCGTATCAATCCGTTTAGTCCGTTTTAGCTTGTTGTAGGGCAAACCATGCATGTTATTTTCGTCAGTGTGTTACGATCCCAAAGAGTAGTGCGCTTTCCAACCTTACTGCTCAAGTTGTATTGCTACATTTTTCGAGACAATGCACATAATGTATTTGTATCTGAAATTGACCCACTTTTTGTTCTCAGAGATTTTAAGAGTTAAGTTCGAACCCCTTATTTTACCTGCGTGTTATTCGGTTACAATGCGCCGTGACGTCAGAACGTACGCACCCACGTAAAAAGCGATAcaaacatgttgtttttattttatatatttgtttaaccaTTGTTGTATCGTTGTTGCTTACTTCAATATACAAATTAGTGTCTAATTGTTTagcaacaaaatatataaaaagaaacaattaagTGATCTTTACATGATCAACTTTCAGTAGCTTTTGTTTACTCATTAAATCATTCAGATCCCAACTTTCGTTTACGTAGGACAATTGATGCCTGACCATAAACAAAAAGGGAATATAGCAATACCCAGGGAATATAGCACTACCCCAAAAATAAACTCTGGTCTCTCGCACCCTCCCCCAAACTTCAAACCACAGAAAGTAACGTAGACACTCGCTTCCTTGCCTTTTCCAATATCTCTGCGCTTTAAATCCGCTTGGCAAAATTTACTAGCTTTTTAGCAAACAGCAATGATGTGGCGACTCTTGAGAGTCATAATcctattcattaaaaaaacgacttaaatCGTCATATCACAGTGTTGGCACACGGGGAGCCAGCGTGGCATagtgccagagagagagagagagagagagagagagagagtaatagCAAGAGCAAGTATTTGGTTTCCCTGGATATGGATTGTGTGTTATTATGAAGACTAGTCCAAATCACTTAAGTAACAATGTTACAGATGTGGGTTGGTGGTAAAGGAAAATTGATACATATAATAAAAGGGAGGAGAAAACATACAGAGAGGAAGGGAAGCCcataaaaactttttaaaacccTATGAAATCACCAACTGAGTTTAATGGCTTTTAAGTCAACCTCTGTTTGCTCTGTATGCGAGTGCGCTCTTAAAGACTGCTGACAATGTAATCTAAATATTTGATATCTTAGTTCATGGGGTGTTAAAGGTGTAGTGTTTAACACttatgcagtaaaatatccaaaaacctcTAGGCCAGTGTTATATATTATGTTTAGCTAAGTACTACTTGCattatctcaaatgtttccatctacttgtaaatcgtgagaaaatcggCATTCTGTGCAGTCGCccgtcaatggcgtcatatccgggttaccctttgttaccgcctttactgatgCAGAAACCACATGTCTATTCCGGAAAAAGTGTCTAGGGTCCAGCAAGCCAGTAgcttgtttcgagcagtcacttTTTtatatggaccacaattatacgcaacatttataaactttattacttttacTCATCCGCTAACATGAATTCTAGTTCCCGTCTGATTGGtggccatcagcggtggagttgaagacgacagatcccatcattccacactCCTTCACAAtgtcatcaagctacgccatTATGGTTGTAATAAGTCATTGTATATGCCAACTAGCCAAGATATCAATGGGTGATGTGGAGTTGTTTAAAATAGAGAACTATAGAAAGAAATATACGAAGTTAAAATGAGGATGCAAAAATCAAGGGAGAAGGAAACAGATAATCATTGATGGAGACCAACAGACGGTCTGTGAAAAGAGATCGAGGGAGGGAAGTGTAGAGAGGGACAGCTGTGGCTTTGGCTAGAGGCACAAGGATGGCGTTGAGTTTTTTTCCCCCTTCCTCTCATTGATACCCACAAAGTGTGTTGCACTTTGCCACGTACAACTGCACGTGCTGTCTCGCAcataatatgtttataaaaacttaaatgtCATTGTGACTGTTAACTGTTAACCGCTGCGGATTTGTTTACTTTGAAATGAATCAGCAAAGAAGATGAAGGTAAAAGAGAGGGAATGCAGAATCTCTCGACATACTTGGACAGATAGCATGAGAGAATGAGAGGCTTAATTTCAGTTTCTGGCATCTTTGGGCTGAAGCTACACAATGGAGACTGCTAAGCTGTGAGTCATGTGCTTAGGAAATGCCAGTTACAGGCAAAACTACAGGAAGCGTGTGTATGTTGTGACTGTCTGATGTTTTCAGAGGGCAGTAAAGGTCTTGTGACCACCGCTTTGTAGCAGTCTGGCTCTGCATGTGCACACATGCCTTGATAAACAGTGTACAGGATGTTGAACTCTTCTATTTGCTTTGTGTGAAGTTCTCAGATCTTCTCCATCTCCAATGCATCATTTCACATAACACACTCACAAACCTCATTTACATACATCAGTTCCTCACTTTCTACTGATTATGAAGCACTTCCTTGCTTGTGACTGTGTGTGCAGGGAAAGAACAGGTTTAAACGCGTCCATTGTCTCCCAGTGCATCTCCTATACTGCTGAGAGCGCAGTCAGTAATATTTAAATGGTCAGCTTTGCATTTCTGTTAGAGATTTGCAAAAGCACAATATGTAGAAATGGAGTCAAAGCAAAACAGGAGGACTTGTGactattcaataaaaaaaaattaggtTGCAAAAAGGGTAATAATGAAATTAAGGTTATTCCTTTAAGTGTTAACGCTAACATAAGCAAACAATATGCAACAAGTGCATGCGCAGTATCATgatgttattttattgcataaaaTTTCCTATTGAAATAAATACTCATGAAATACTTAGTTGTAGTTGAGACGcagccattgtttttttttttggtaaaaaactTCAATCTTTTATATCCGTTTAAATGTTCAACAGTTTGCGTAAGTGATCTGTATATTTACACAGATGTACATCACAGAAGTATACTTGCCTTGATTCAGTGTACACGAGTACTATCCTCACTTTAAAGTGAGCAGCCTCTCGGTGACTTCAATTAAAGCATCTTCCATGTTATAAATCATCTAAATATATGGTTGTGATCTTTTCTCAAAGAGAACCACGAACCATAAGGTGACCAGTTAGATAGAGGGAGATCGATTGTTCTTAATATTGGCTGAAGGATGTCCTTTCTTAAAACCAAGCAGCAATAAGAAAATCCCTGTTCGGGAATCAGTCGGCAGTTATTACACTGGGAATACATAATAAGGATGAAAATAGCCTTCCCTTGTAAACAGTCTAATTCAAGAGCAGAGGATTCAGCAAAGTGAACTACTTCTATATACAGACAGACTGTCTGGCACTTTAGCTGCTAAATAATCCAGTTAAGTCCTTCTGTGTTACGAAAGTCACTAGACGGAGGCCAAGAGATGTACAAATTGTAGCACAACTGTACTGCACTTTCAATGGAGTAGGGTGTGTTTAGGTGACAGATAGGTTTAGCGTGTTTTACTTGCCTGTGAACTTTGTAACAGTGCTATTTAGTGTCATCTGAATTCTGAAATGCATGGATAAAGTAGTTCTGAACATGTAATGTTTTCTGCCTACCAATCTCCTTCATTTCTGTTTCATCCTTGTCGAATCCTATTTAGTCTTATCCATATCATTGAAAGTCCATCTGCACTCCACCTGTGACATCACTAGCCATGTAATAGGTCAAAGGGTGTAGTCACACTAACATGTTCTCTTCTGTCCGTTAATGATTGTAAAACGCTTCTAAATGGCTTTCTTTGTGGTAATAATAACTGGCAGAAGCCTATAATTACAGAAACTAGAACATATATCATTTCTGACTGTATTATaggtgaaatgttttaaaataaatgtgaataacgTCTTTGCTCTTTTGAAATGTGAGCACGCTGTTTTGGAAATATTGTTGTGGATAAGTAGAATTTTGGGTAATTCAGAAATAACTCGAGCTAGAATCCGCTACAAATAGAAACACTCATGGACAGACATGCGTATGCACACTTGACTTCCAGGCAGCCAGACTGAATATCCTAAAGTGCTCGAAACCAGGGAATATGATGAATGCTTGCCTGCTTTTTCCGCTCCAGAAACAACAGACGAGAGCAGGGGAGAgagattgtgtgtctgtgaatgGCAGGGGTTCCCCTGTTAGTGTTTTCTCTATCACCTTTGCTCTCTTTCGCTCTCCTTCAACATGTCTTATCTTAAGTAAGTATGAACCACAGAGCCAGGACGTGAAAGACTGGAGAACATGCAATATCTCTTACATAGTATTGATTGATATGTTTCTCAGATGCTCATAATGGGCTCATATGACTGACGGTCTTCTATCACAAATCTATTTAGTGCCCAAGACTGGCATTGATCAACCATCTCTTTGTATCTGGTTTCAGTGCAACTGTAGATTTGTCTCGTACTCTCGTATTGACTGTCTGTCTTCATTTGTCAGTGATTGATCTGATTTGTCCATTCTATGTTCGGACGGGGGGCAGTGGACATGCTCTTGTAGCTTTCATATAAATTATATTCTCCACTGTACTCAGATTTAAAGGTTTCTGCATTGTAATTTAGTTTTTGTGACTATTTTCGACCCTTTTGTATTCAACTGGCTTCCAGTGCCTATAAAGATCAAATGCTAGTTTAACATTTGCGTTTGACTCCAGTTTAACAGCCTTCATAGGAAGTTCATAACACAAAATCCACTTTAAATGTtgcacaaaatgttaaaatcagACTAGGTAATCTGGGactgtgttaaaaataaacttaagcCACTCTTGTTGAGATTCTCTGCAATGATAGCAAAGGGCCAGGAGTTGCTCCACTGCCAGGAACAGTACAATGTTTGATGAACTTTTTACACTTCTTACTAATTGATTAATCCtacttcctcttcctcctcactGTTACTGGGCCGAGAACGTCTGTGGTCAC of the Triplophysa dalaica isolate WHDGS20190420 chromosome 1, ASM1584641v1, whole genome shotgun sequence genome contains:
- the ppp1r14bb gene encoding protein phosphatase 1, regulatory (inhibitor) subunit 14Bb, with protein sequence MAAATSPESSQQARVYFQTPPGSTEEAGIPVRKAGRVTVKYDRKELRKRLNLEEWIIDQLTDLYDCEEEAIPELEIDVDELLDMENDSDRAACVKDLLVDCYKPTEEFVTELLDRIRGMQKLSTPQKK